One Methanobacterium sp. genomic region harbors:
- a CDS encoding NAD-dependent epimerase/dehydratase family protein has translation MSVSSDYEDEIVLITGGAGCVGSNLSRELAEMNAEKVIILDNLSSAYRWNIPKYENIEFIEGDILNDEVLKRVFKEKPDYVFHLAAHFANQNSVDNPEKDLMVNGIGILKVLQYAQLTGVKRFIYSSSGCGVYGLDSKMPFKEHDISIKLHTPYQVTKLLGELYTNYFYNLYGLPIVNARFFNLFGPGEVPGKYRNVIPNFFYWAMTGNPLPITGDGSETRDWTYVTDIVRGILAMGIEEEAIGEAINLGSGKDNRVIDMANTVNELTGNEMGIKYAPRRNWDAKTKLISSIEKARDLINYKPKMKFKNGLKSTYSWFAENWGNIEKSAEFDIKTDVKLVNRKYEMDSGEDISCSKV, from the coding sequence ATGAGTGTATCAAGTGATTATGAAGATGAAATAGTGTTAATAACTGGAGGAGCCGGCTGTGTTGGGAGTAACCTTTCCCGTGAATTGGCCGAGATGAATGCAGAAAAGGTTATAATACTGGATAACCTTTCATCTGCTTACAGGTGGAATATTCCGAAATATGAAAATATTGAGTTTATAGAGGGGGATATATTAAATGATGAAGTATTAAAAAGGGTTTTTAAAGAAAAGCCAGATTATGTATTCCATTTAGCTGCTCATTTTGCTAATCAAAATTCTGTGGACAATCCTGAAAAAGACCTGATGGTGAATGGGATTGGAATCTTAAAGGTCCTGCAGTATGCCCAGCTTACTGGAGTTAAAAGGTTTATATATTCTTCTTCAGGATGTGGCGTTTACGGGTTAGATTCCAAAATGCCATTCAAAGAACATGATATATCTATAAAATTGCATACTCCCTATCAAGTCACAAAATTGCTTGGTGAACTTTATACTAACTATTTTTACAATCTATATGGGCTTCCAATTGTTAATGCTCGATTTTTTAATCTCTTTGGCCCTGGAGAAGTACCTGGAAAATATAGAAATGTAATTCCTAATTTCTTTTACTGGGCAATGACTGGAAATCCTTTACCAATAACTGGTGATGGTTCAGAGACAAGGGACTGGACCTATGTTACAGATATAGTGAGAGGTATACTTGCAATGGGAATAGAAGAAGAAGCAATTGGGGAAGCAATAAATCTAGGATCCGGAAAAGATAACAGAGTTATAGATATGGCAAACACTGTAAATGAACTCACAGGAAATGAAATGGGTATCAAGTATGCACCACGCAGAAATTGGGATGCAAAAACGAAACTAATCTCATCTATTGAAAAGGCGAGGGATCTAATCAATTACAAGCCAAAAATGAAGTTTAAAAATGGTTTAAAAAGTACTTACAGCTGGTTTGCTGAAAATTGGGGCAATATAGAAAAAAGTGCAGAATTTGACATTAAAACAGACGTAAAATTAGTTAATAGAAAATATGAAATGGATTCTGGCGAAGATATTAGCTGTTCGAAAGTCTGA
- a CDS encoding NAD(P)-dependent oxidoreductase has protein sequence METEKILVTGGAGFIGTNLVNELKNRGHEVTTLDLLHNDKNDYVRADVKNYRQLERIFEDNDNFNYVYHLAAEYGRWNGESHYENLWETNVIGTKHMIRLQEQLGFRMIFFSSAEVYGDYTGIMSEDVMENNPIKDTYQMNDYAITKWAGELMCMNSAAMFDTETVRVRPVNCYGPHEHFHPYKGFIPLFIYHALFNKPYTVYKGHKRIIDYVEDTVRTFANIVDNFKTGEVYNIGSKQEWEHDIKEYSDIVLNAVGRDDSIVTYKEAEAFTTKVKTIDFSKAINDLKHDPKVSPEDGIKRTVDWMKWYYRIDQ, from the coding sequence ATGGAAACAGAAAAAATATTAGTTACAGGTGGAGCTGGATTTATAGGAACTAATCTTGTAAATGAATTAAAAAACAGAGGCCATGAAGTTACCACACTCGATCTATTACATAACGATAAAAATGATTATGTAAGGGCAGATGTTAAAAATTACAGGCAACTTGAACGGATTTTTGAAGATAATGACAATTTTAACTATGTTTACCATCTTGCTGCTGAATACGGCCGTTGGAACGGTGAAAGTCACTATGAAAATCTCTGGGAAACCAATGTTATTGGAACAAAACATATGATCAGATTACAGGAACAATTAGGTTTTAGAATGATTTTTTTCTCTTCTGCTGAAGTTTATGGTGATTATACAGGGATTATGAGCGAAGATGTAATGGAAAACAACCCCATTAAAGACACGTATCAAATGAACGACTATGCAATAACCAAGTGGGCGGGAGAGTTGATGTGCATGAACTCCGCCGCAATGTTTGATACAGAAACCGTTAGAGTAAGACCCGTAAACTGCTACGGCCCTCATGAACATTTTCATCCATATAAAGGATTTATTCCATTATTTATATACCACGCACTATTTAATAAACCCTATACTGTTTACAAAGGCCATAAACGGATAATTGATTATGTGGAAGATACTGTAAGGACATTTGCAAATATTGTAGATAACTTCAAAACTGGAGAAGTTTACAACATAGGCAGTAAACAGGAATGGGAACACGACATCAAAGAATATTCAGACATTGTTTTAAACGCTGTTGGGCGCGATGACTCAATAGTGACCTATAAAGAAGCCGAGGCATTCACCACAAAAGTGAAAACAATTGATTTTTCAAAAGCAATAAACGATCTAAAACATGACCCTAAAGTTTCACCAGAAGATGGTATAAAAAGAACTGTTGACTGGATGAAATGGTATTATCGAATAGACCAGTAG
- a CDS encoding glycosyltransferase family 2 protein, protein MAKITAILPAYNEELCISSVILCSKKYVDKVIVVDDGSIDNTANIAKLAGAQVIIHSSNKGKGAALKTGFEAAKESEIIVTLDADGQHNPKEIPKLINPIINGEADIVNGSRYINGNKKDTPSYRRIGQSILDKISNLSSGLNITDSQSGFRAFARYTIPAFRFSCTGFSIESEMLTDASNVGLRVKEVEIGVRYDIDSSTKNPVSHGVGVLIKIINDLQFQRPLFYFALPGTIVTLAGVILCLMFFGDYMMTSSTNIASNIAPSASYSLVPTILAIMMTLIGGFLVLTGILLDSMGKMIDRILIRSQNGANISKSAEYIKFNKTKDTEMKGK, encoded by the coding sequence ATGGCAAAAATAACAGCAATATTACCAGCCTATAACGAAGAATTATGCATAAGCAGTGTAATTCTCTGTTCTAAAAAATATGTAGATAAAGTAATTGTTGTTGATGACGGCAGTATAGATAATACTGCAAATATAGCTAAACTAGCAGGAGCCCAAGTAATAATCCATTCATCTAATAAAGGTAAAGGAGCAGCATTAAAAACAGGTTTTGAAGCTGCAAAAGAGTCAGAAATCATAGTAACTTTAGACGCAGATGGGCAACATAACCCCAAAGAAATACCAAAACTAATAAACCCAATAATAAATGGGGAAGCAGATATAGTAAACGGCAGCAGATATATTAACGGAAATAAAAAGGATACGCCATCCTACAGACGTATTGGACAGTCGATACTTGATAAAATTTCTAATTTAAGCAGTGGGCTTAATATTACCGATAGTCAAAGTGGTTTTAGGGCATTTGCAAGATATACCATACCTGCTTTCAGGTTTAGCTGCACTGGTTTTAGTATCGAGAGTGAAATGTTAACAGATGCCTCAAATGTTGGGCTGAGGGTCAAAGAAGTCGAAATAGGAGTTAGATATGATATCGATAGTTCTACAAAAAACCCAGTGAGCCACGGTGTAGGTGTTTTAATTAAAATTATAAATGATTTACAGTTCCAAAGGCCCCTGTTTTACTTTGCGTTACCAGGCACCATAGTTACTTTAGCCGGTGTAATTTTATGTCTCATGTTTTTTGGAGATTATATGATGACATCATCCACTAATATTGCAAGCAACATTGCACCTTCAGCATCTTACAGCCTAGTTCCCACAATCCTTGCGATAATGATGACATTAATCGGCGGATTTTTAGTATTAACCGGTATCCTTTTAGATTCAATGGGAAAAATGATAGATCGCATTTTAATTAGATCTCAAAATGGGGCCAATATTTCTAAATCTGCAGAATATATAAAATTTAATAAAACAAAAGACACGGAAATGAAGGGCAAATAA
- a CDS encoding CPBP family intramembrane glutamic endopeptidase, producing the protein MDKKESKTLFDIKMFPSGSKKREKHLNYKKNLKMFDIENYEREIRVKKVITNIEDKRVRFESFRKNILILITYLIAIVTAEIVTAHYNVEYGLIIHTLVLFALLINSSLTKSLNFSYLLRSMMILPMIRIIGLTIPLMQVNELYWFPVIAVPLFAASFVLMRSQKLTRKKVGLILGNIPLQLTIALSGVVLGFTEYLILKPQPLVSTFSAETVLFASIILIISTGFAEELLFRGILQKNAEKILGRLWGLLYVSILFTALHIGWNSALDLLFVFSVALFYGYTFQKTGSLFGITLSHGISNSFLFLVMPFIFPILIPYINSIL; encoded by the coding sequence ATGGATAAAAAAGAATCAAAAACGTTATTTGATATAAAAATGTTCCCCTCTGGTTCAAAAAAAAGAGAAAAGCATTTAAATTACAAAAAAAACCTTAAAATGTTTGATATTGAGAACTATGAAAGAGAGATCCGGGTTAAAAAGGTGATCACCAACATTGAGGACAAACGGGTGCGATTTGAGTCATTTAGGAAAAATATATTGATACTTATTACATATTTGATAGCTATTGTAACTGCAGAAATTGTAACTGCACATTACAACGTGGAATACGGTCTAATAATACATACTCTTGTCCTTTTTGCTCTTTTAATTAATTCTTCTCTTACCAAATCCCTTAATTTTTCTTATCTCCTTCGTTCTATGATGATTTTGCCAATGATAAGGATAATAGGACTTACAATACCTCTTATGCAGGTAAATGAGCTTTATTGGTTCCCTGTAATAGCAGTTCCATTGTTTGCCGCATCATTTGTACTCATGAGATCTCAAAAGCTTACCCGGAAAAAGGTAGGGCTGATTTTAGGTAACATTCCGCTTCAACTAACAATTGCTTTAAGTGGGGTTGTTTTAGGGTTCACTGAATATTTAATATTGAAGCCACAGCCATTAGTCTCTACATTTTCTGCAGAAACAGTTCTATTTGCAAGTATAATCCTTATAATATCTACAGGGTTTGCAGAAGAACTGCTGTTTCGAGGGATACTTCAAAAAAATGCAGAAAAAATACTTGGAAGATTATGGGGATTGTTGTATGTTTCAATACTCTTTACTGCCCTTCACATAGGCTGGAATTCAGCTTTGGATCTTCTGTTTGTGTTCAGTGTAGCTCTATTCTATGGTTATACATTCCAGAAAACAGGAAGCCTATTTGGGATTACACTTTCACACGGAATTTCTAACTCGTTTTTATTCTTGGTAATGCCTTTTATATTTCCAATTTTAATACCATACATAAATTCGATTCTGTGA
- a CDS encoding nucleotide sugar dehydrogenase, whose translation MNWINSLKLKIRNNSAVVGIVGLGYVGLPLAVTFSKKFNVIAYNKNKKKTELLKNGKSYIEDVKNTEINLKNLYPTNNYEDLKNADFIIIAVPTPLNKDKSPDLSYIKRAGEEVGKILKKGQFVVLKSTTYPGTTEDFLCPILEEESNLNVTTDFGIAYSPERVDPGNKEYKIENTPNVVGGLTPEFTEICSMLFEGLTGDIIKVENCKTAEAVKMIENIYRNVNIALVNELALIFEKMEIDIWETIEAAKTKPYGFTPFYPGPGVGGHCIPLDPYYLSYRAKQFGIIPRFIETAGEINDFMPIHTINLAKKALEKSGKKIRDSNVLILGLAYKANISDTRESPAIQIIEELVEIGAKFKVYDPHSNSIKTRFGNYYSENNFKESLKWADCIIVVTDHEEFKQNGELLNVIKGQQTIIVDTRNILDSIKEQQMSLVNTTNIIDSNIENIPSENPYYIKL comes from the coding sequence ATGAACTGGATAAATAGCTTAAAATTGAAAATTAGAAATAATTCAGCAGTTGTTGGTATAGTAGGGCTAGGATATGTAGGATTACCCCTTGCAGTTACATTTTCAAAAAAATTCAATGTTATAGCATATAATAAGAACAAAAAGAAGACAGAATTATTAAAAAACGGAAAATCCTATATAGAAGATGTTAAAAACACTGAAATCAATTTAAAAAATTTATATCCAACAAACAATTATGAAGATCTAAAAAATGCGGATTTTATCATTATTGCAGTTCCAACGCCGTTAAATAAAGATAAAAGCCCTGATTTATCTTATATAAAACGGGCAGGTGAAGAAGTTGGAAAAATACTTAAAAAAGGACAATTTGTAGTCTTAAAAAGCACCACCTATCCTGGAACTACAGAAGACTTTTTATGTCCCATTCTTGAGGAAGAAAGTAATTTAAATGTTACAACCGATTTTGGAATAGCCTATTCTCCAGAAAGAGTAGATCCTGGAAATAAAGAATATAAAATCGAGAATACACCAAATGTAGTTGGTGGTTTAACTCCAGAATTTACTGAAATCTGTTCAATGTTATTTGAAGGCCTCACTGGCGATATTATTAAAGTAGAAAATTGTAAAACAGCTGAAGCAGTAAAAATGATTGAGAACATTTATAGAAATGTTAATATTGCCCTAGTTAACGAACTAGCACTAATTTTTGAAAAAATGGAAATTGACATCTGGGAAACTATTGAAGCTGCCAAGACCAAACCATATGGTTTTACACCTTTTTATCCAGGTCCTGGAGTTGGCGGACACTGTATACCTCTTGATCCTTATTATCTTTCATATAGAGCAAAGCAGTTCGGCATCATTCCAAGATTTATAGAAACAGCCGGAGAAATCAATGATTTCATGCCCATACATACCATAAACTTAGCAAAAAAAGCACTTGAAAAATCAGGAAAAAAAATTAGAGATTCTAATGTATTAATCTTGGGTTTAGCCTACAAAGCAAATATTAGTGATACACGAGAATCTCCAGCAATTCAAATTATTGAAGAACTCGTTGAGATCGGAGCAAAATTTAAGGTCTATGATCCCCATTCAAATTCAATAAAAACCCGATTTGGAAATTATTATTCAGAAAATAACTTTAAAGAGAGCTTAAAATGGGCTGATTGTATTATAGTAGTAACTGATCATGAAGAATTTAAACAGAATGGAGAATTACTAAACGTTATTAAAGGTCAGCAGACCATAATTGTCGATACACGAAATATATTAGATTCAATCAAAGAACAGCAAATGTCACTTGTTAATACAACGAATATAATTGATTCAAATATTGAAAATATTCCATCAGAGAATCCATATTACATAAAATTATAA
- a CDS encoding Gfo/Idh/MocA family oxidoreductase, which yields MVKNIAIIGSGYWGKNLVRNFSELGVLKTICDLNKNVLNDFKKQYPEVHITTSFQEVLEDQDIKGIVVSTPAVLHYKMVKEALSYGKDVFVEKPLSLNVHEGKELVKTAENKGNILMVGHILQYHPAVLKLYEMIKNGELGKIQYIYSNRLNLGKFRTEENILWSFAPHDISVILMFLNEMPKSLTSHAGAYLSKDIADVTFTTMEFHSGVKAHIFVSWLHPYKEQKLVVVGSKKMAVFNDVSDEKLFLYPHEIEWINRVPVPRMKDAMAVKTKMSEPLKEECKHFIECIKSRNDPKTNGREGLQVLEILEASQKSLENNGKTVLIHENSYFSHPTSIVDQPCTIGKGTKIWHFSHVMTGAKIGDNCNIGQNVMIAPDVVIGNNVKIQNNVSVYTGVKINNNAFLGPSMVFTNVKNPRSFISRKNEFKETLVGEGASIGANATIVCGNTIGNYALIGAGAVVTKNIPDYALAVGNPARITGWICECGLKLNFFNNQAVCSCGSKYEKIDDNLKKMKFLSAEVVKENKKEKTM from the coding sequence ATGGTAAAAAACATAGCAATTATTGGAAGTGGCTACTGGGGTAAAAATTTAGTTAGGAATTTCTCTGAACTTGGTGTCCTTAAAACAATTTGCGATTTGAATAAAAATGTATTAAATGATTTTAAAAAACAGTACCCAGAAGTTCATATTACAACTTCTTTTCAGGAAGTTTTAGAAGATCAAGATATAAAGGGAATTGTAGTTTCTACTCCCGCAGTTTTACATTATAAAATGGTAAAAGAAGCTTTAAGTTATGGAAAAGATGTATTTGTAGAAAAACCACTTTCTCTAAATGTACATGAAGGTAAAGAACTGGTTAAAACTGCAGAAAATAAAGGCAATATCCTGATGGTTGGACATATTCTACAGTACCACCCCGCCGTCCTTAAACTTTATGAAATGATAAAAAACGGAGAATTGGGCAAAATTCAGTATATCTATTCCAATCGTTTGAACTTAGGTAAATTCAGGACAGAAGAAAACATATTATGGAGTTTTGCGCCCCATGATATTTCTGTAATCTTAATGTTTTTAAATGAAATGCCTAAAAGTTTAACATCACATGCAGGTGCTTATCTAAGTAAAGATATAGCAGACGTTACTTTTACCACCATGGAATTTCACAGCGGTGTAAAAGCCCATATTTTTGTAAGCTGGCTCCATCCATATAAAGAACAGAAACTTGTGGTAGTTGGCAGCAAGAAGATGGCTGTATTTAATGATGTTTCAGATGAAAAACTTTTTTTATATCCTCATGAGATAGAATGGATAAATAGAGTTCCCGTGCCTCGGATGAAAGATGCCATGGCGGTAAAAACCAAAATGAGCGAGCCATTAAAGGAAGAATGTAAACATTTTATAGAATGCATAAAATCCAGAAATGATCCAAAAACAAATGGAAGAGAAGGTCTTCAAGTACTTGAAATTTTAGAAGCCAGCCAGAAATCACTTGAAAATAATGGTAAAACCGTATTAATCCATGAAAATTCTTATTTTTCCCACCCTACGTCTATTGTAGATCAACCTTGTACTATAGGTAAAGGAACAAAAATCTGGCACTTTTCACATGTAATGACTGGAGCAAAAATAGGAGATAACTGTAACATTGGACAAAATGTGATGATTGCTCCAGATGTAGTTATCGGGAATAATGTTAAAATACAAAATAATGTTTCAGTTTATACTGGCGTTAAAATAAATAATAATGCTTTTCTTGGACCATCTATGGTTTTTACAAATGTTAAAAATCCCAGGAGTTTTATATCTCGAAAAAATGAATTTAAAGAAACATTAGTAGGAGAGGGTGCCTCCATTGGTGCTAATGCTACCATTGTATGTGGAAATACCATTGGTAATTATGCTCTTATTGGAGCAGGGGCAGTTGTGACTAAAAATATACCTGATTATGCGCTTGCTGTCGGAAATCCTGCTAGAATAACAGGTTGGATTTGTGAATGCGGACTTAAATTAAACTTTTTTAATAACCAGGCAGTCTGCAGTTGTGGAAGCAAGTATGAAAAAATAGATGATAATCTTAAAAAAATGAAATTTCTCTCTGCTGAAGTTGTAAAAGAGAATAAAAAAGAGAAGACAATGTGA